One Tamlana carrageenivorans genomic region harbors:
- a CDS encoding IS4 family transposase has product MNKSKNFSGQPIIKQVLNFILPKDVHRTAKKHNSDRYTKKFTTYEHLATMVFTVISGCSSLREVSSIMLACEGKINHLGLTDFPKRSTLSDANRRRSSEVFADIYHLLYKRYHRFLSDSRPLEPAVKNLKIVDSSTIPLFSDILKGVGRNPLNGKKKGGIKMHTMINAMEDVPCLIKFSSAATHDHTFLKDLELKKGSYVVFDKGYVDYEQYQKWTLEDVYFVTRQKDNARYTSLEEFDISNKVDDAVLKDEKIGLTDKNGNAFSLRRIAFWHEKHQKVYEFITNNYDLDADKIADIYKNRWQIETMFKRLKQNFPLKYFLGDNQNAIEIQIWVSLIIQLIMLVIQRKAQRNWAYSNMMSVIRYHLMTYIDLFKFLKNPEANWEEITTKNIGQLSLFDP; this is encoded by the coding sequence ATGAATAAAAGTAAAAACTTTAGCGGACAACCCATAATCAAACAGGTATTAAATTTCATTTTGCCCAAAGATGTTCATCGGACAGCCAAAAAGCACAACAGCGATCGCTATACCAAAAAGTTTACCACCTATGAGCATTTGGCCACTATGGTATTTACCGTGATCAGTGGCTGTAGCTCACTTCGTGAGGTTTCCAGTATTATGCTTGCCTGCGAGGGAAAGATCAACCATCTAGGACTCACGGACTTTCCAAAACGCAGTACCTTGTCAGATGCTAACAGGAGAAGAAGCTCTGAAGTATTTGCCGATATTTATCATTTACTCTACAAACGTTACCATCGCTTTTTATCGGACAGCAGACCCTTAGAACCTGCAGTAAAGAACCTTAAAATCGTTGATTCCTCGACCATACCCCTATTTAGCGACATTCTTAAAGGTGTAGGAAGGAACCCGCTCAACGGCAAAAAGAAAGGAGGTATCAAGATGCATACTATGATAAACGCCATGGAAGACGTTCCTTGTCTGATTAAGTTTTCAAGCGCGGCCACGCACGACCACACCTTTTTAAAAGACCTGGAACTCAAGAAGGGCTCTTATGTGGTTTTTGACAAAGGGTATGTGGATTATGAGCAATACCAAAAATGGACACTGGAAGATGTTTACTTTGTGACTCGGCAAAAGGACAATGCTCGCTATACAAGCCTTGAAGAGTTTGATATCTCCAATAAAGTGGACGATGCTGTCTTAAAGGACGAAAAAATAGGGCTTACGGATAAAAACGGCAACGCTTTTTCCCTGAGGAGAATCGCTTTTTGGCACGAAAAGCACCAAAAAGTCTATGAGTTCATCACCAATAATTATGATCTTGACGCAGACAAAATAGCCGACATCTATAAAAATAGGTGGCAGATTGAGACGATGTTTAAGCGGCTTAAACAGAACTTTCCGCTAAAGTATTTTTTGGGAGACAATCAAAATGCCATCGAAATACAAATCTGGGTCAGTTTGATAATCCAGCTCATTATGCTTGTGATCCAAAGAAAAGCCCAAAGAAACTGGGCTTATTCCAATATGATGTCCGTCATACGATACCATTTGATGACATATATCGATTTGTTCAAATTCCTGAAAAACCCAGAAGCTAATTGGGAAGAGATTACAACCAAAAACATTGGGCAATTAAGCCTTTTTGACCCATAA
- a CDS encoding S9 family peptidase, producing the protein MTTTILKISSALFLVLSMIIQTNAQNITGSWAGKITVQKTELPLMFNISKEGEELSCTMDSPAQGATDIPMDEVTFADNTITIKFNQAALKYVGTFKNDVFDGTLFQGGQELPLVLTKTVKTLPGNTDLPSSEAELEKLMHYDKGNYKYSVEDYFAKPKASAFSFSPNGDYLAYKEKDENAKNHVYVKSLETDKVTQVIKEEDELIRAFGWANNNRLVYIMDKGGNENYHLFAVNLDGSKQTELTPFDGVKVNILNSLKEDKEHMIISMNQNNPQIFEPYKINITTGELVQLYKNDDAANPIDGYEFDKDGKLRGFSRLRDGVNMDLYYTTDGKNYEIKKKLNWKQTFSIISFNYATENPHDAYVVSNLDTDKTEIYLYDLKEDKVIKKLFSNKEFDVSGLRLSKKRTYELDYFAYEGEKQEIVPVSDYFKKLHKKLTTKFPNYNYSIAGVTDEEDKYLIFLQSDKLYGMYYAYDPIKDEFKLLYNLMPNLKEEDMAEMRPISFKSRDGMHIHGYITLPKAAIDGKKVPVIVNPHGGPQGIRDSWGFNPEAQLFASRGYATLQVNFRISGGYGKSFLESGFKQIGRKAMDDVEDGLRYVVKKGWVDKNNVAIYGGSHGGYAVLRGLTKTPDLYTCGVDYVGVSNLFTFMNTIPPYWKPYLKIMKEIWYDEEVASEKVIMEEVSPAYHIDKIKKPLFVVQGANDPRVNIDESDQIVKALREKGVDVPYMVKYDEGHGFHKEENRLDLYKAMMGFYAKHLNN; encoded by the coding sequence ATGACAACAACAATTTTAAAAATTAGCAGTGCTTTATTCTTAGTATTAAGTATGATTATACAAACAAACGCACAAAACATTACAGGTTCGTGGGCGGGGAAAATCACAGTTCAAAAAACAGAACTCCCCCTAATGTTTAACATTTCTAAAGAAGGCGAAGAACTTAGCTGTACCATGGATAGTCCAGCTCAAGGCGCAACAGATATCCCTATGGATGAAGTTACTTTTGCAGATAACACGATTACGATAAAATTTAACCAAGCCGCTTTAAAATATGTGGGAACTTTTAAAAATGATGTTTTTGATGGGACTTTATTTCAGGGCGGACAAGAACTGCCTTTAGTTCTAACTAAAACGGTAAAAACCTTGCCTGGAAACACAGATTTACCATCATCGGAAGCAGAATTAGAAAAACTCATGCATTACGATAAGGGCAATTATAAGTATTCGGTTGAAGATTATTTTGCAAAACCTAAGGCCAGCGCTTTTTCCTTTTCTCCTAATGGTGATTACTTAGCGTATAAAGAAAAAGATGAAAATGCTAAAAACCACGTTTATGTTAAAAGCCTTGAAACCGATAAGGTAACCCAGGTTATTAAGGAAGAAGATGAATTAATTCGTGCTTTTGGATGGGCTAACAACAACCGACTGGTTTATATCATGGATAAAGGCGGTAATGAAAACTACCATTTATTTGCTGTAAACTTAGATGGAAGCAAGCAAACCGAACTAACGCCTTTTGATGGTGTAAAAGTGAATATTCTCAATAGTTTAAAAGAGGATAAAGAGCATATGATTATTTCTATGAATCAAAATAATCCGCAAATTTTTGAACCTTATAAAATCAATATAACCACTGGAGAATTGGTTCAGCTTTACAAAAATGATGATGCTGCCAATCCAATTGATGGATACGAATTTGATAAAGACGGTAAGCTTCGTGGGTTTTCAAGATTACGTGATGGGGTTAACATGGATTTATATTACACCACGGATGGTAAGAATTATGAAATCAAAAAGAAATTAAACTGGAAACAAACTTTTAGTATCATTTCTTTTAACTATGCCACCGAGAATCCTCATGACGCCTACGTGGTTTCAAATTTAGATACCGATAAAACGGAAATCTATTTATATGATTTAAAAGAAGATAAGGTTATTAAAAAATTATTTTCAAATAAAGAATTTGATGTATCTGGTTTAAGGCTATCTAAAAAGAGAACTTACGAATTAGATTATTTTGCTTATGAAGGTGAAAAACAAGAAATTGTTCCTGTAAGTGATTATTTTAAAAAACTTCACAAAAAACTTACGACTAAGTTTCCTAATTACAACTACTCTATTGCTGGTGTAACCGATGAAGAAGACAAATATTTAATTTTCCTTCAAAGCGATAAATTATACGGGATGTATTATGCTTACGACCCTATTAAAGATGAATTTAAATTACTTTACAATTTAATGCCAAATCTTAAGGAAGAAGACATGGCCGAAATGCGCCCTATTTCTTTTAAAAGTAGAGATGGCATGCACATTCATGGGTATATTACATTACCTAAAGCAGCTATAGATGGTAAAAAAGTTCCCGTAATTGTTAACCCTCATGGCGGACCTCAAGGCATACGTGATTCGTGGGGATTCAACCCTGAAGCACAACTTTTTGCTAGTCGTGGTTATGCTACGCTGCAAGTAAACTTTAGAATTTCTGGTGGTTATGGTAAATCATTTTTAGAATCTGGGTTCAAACAAATTGGAAGAAAAGCTATGGATGATGTTGAAGATGGTTTGCGTTATGTGGTAAAAAAAGGTTGGGTTGATAAAAACAATGTCGCTATTTATGGTGGTAGTCATGGTGGTTATGCTGTATTACGCGGATTAACAAAAACTCCAGATTTATACACTTGTGGTGTCGATTATGTAGGTGTTTCTAACTTATTTACTTTTATGAATACCATCCCTCCATACTGGAAACCTTATTTAAAAATCATGAAAGAAATTTGGTATGATGAAGAAGTTGCTTCTGAAAAAGTAATCATGGAAGAAGTTTCTCCGGCATATCACATCGATAAAATTAAAAAACCACTTTTTGTAGTTCAAGGAGCTAACGACCCAAGAGTGAATATTGATGAATCGGATCAAATCGTGAAGGCGCTTAGAGAAAAAGGTGTAGATGTGCCTTATATGGTTAAATATGATGAGGGCCACGGATTTCATAAAGAAGAAAACCGACTAGATCTTTACAAGGCTATGATGGGTTTTTACGCCAAACATTTAAATAACTAA
- a CDS encoding IS4 family transposase has product MNKSKNFSGQPIIKQVLNFILPKDVHRTAKKHNSDRYTKKFTTYEHLATMVFTVISGCSSLREVSSIMLACEGKINHLGLTDFPKRSTLSDANRRRSSEVFADIYHLLYKRYHRFLSDSRPLEPAVKNLKIVDSSTIPLFSDILKGVGRNPLNGKKKGGIKMHTMINAMEDVPCLIKFSSAATHDHTFLKDLELKKGSYVVFDKGYVDYEQYQKWTLEDVYFVTRQKDNARYTSLEEFDISNKVDDAVLKDEKIGLTDKNGNAFSLRRIAFWHEKHQKVYEFITNNYDLDADKIADIYKNRWQIETMFKRLKQNFPLKYFLGDNQNAIEIQIWVSLIIQLIMLVIQRKAQRNWAYSNMMSVIRYHLMTYIDLFKFLKNPEANWEEITTKNIGQLSLFDP; this is encoded by the coding sequence ATGAATAAAAGTAAAAACTTTAGCGGACAACCCATAATCAAACAGGTATTAAATTTCATTTTGCCCAAAGATGTTCATCGGACAGCCAAAAAGCACAACAGCGATCGCTATACCAAAAAGTTTACCACCTATGAGCATTTGGCCACTATGGTATTTACCGTGATCAGTGGCTGTAGCTCACTTCGTGAGGTTTCCAGTATTATGCTTGCCTGCGAGGGAAAGATCAACCATCTAGGACTCACGGACTTTCCAAAACGCAGTACCTTGTCAGATGCTAACAGGAGAAGAAGCTCTGAAGTATTTGCCGATATTTATCATTTACTCTACAAACGTTACCATCGCTTTTTATCGGACAGCAGACCCTTAGAACCTGCAGTGAAGAACCTTAAAATCGTTGATTCCTCGACCATACCCCTATTTAGTGACATTCTTAAAGGTGTAGGAAGGAACCCGCTCAACGGCAAAAAGAAAGGAGGTATCAAGATGCATACTATGATAAACGCCATGGAAGACGTTCCTTGTCTGATTAAGTTTTCAAGCGCGGCCACGCACGACCACACCTTTTTAAAAGACCTGGAACTCAAGAAGGGCTCTTATGTGGTTTTTGACAAAGGGTATGTGGATTATGAGCAATACCAAAAATGGACACTGGAAGATGTTTACTTTGTGACTCGGCAAAAGGACAATGCTCGCTATACAAGCCTTGAAGAGTTTGATATCTCCAATAAAGTGGACGATGCTGTCTTAAAGGACGAAAAAATAGGGCTTACGGACAAAAACGGCAATGCTTTTTCCCTGAGGAGAATCGCTTTTTGGCACGAAAAGCACCAAAAAGTTTATGAGTTCATCACTAATAATTATGATCTTGATGCAGACAAAATAGCCGACATCTATAAAAATAGGTGGCAGATTGAGACGATGTTCAAGCGGCTTAAACAGAACTTTCCGCTAAAGTATTTTTTGGGAGACAATCAAAATGCCATCGAAATACAAATCTGGGTCAGTTTGATAATCCAGCTCATTATGCTTGTGATCCAAAGAAAAGCCCAAAGAAACTGGGCTTATTCCAATATGATGTCCGTCATACGATACCATTTGATGACATATATCGATTTGTTCAAATTCCTGAAAAACCCAGAAGCTAATTGGGAAGAGATTACAACCAAAAACATTGGGCAATTAAGCCTTTTTGACCCATAA
- a CDS encoding phage tail protein has translation MKVKIKIIGLLMVLLLFAQKSEAQQEGFIGEVKMFAGSFAPRNWAFCDGQLLSIAQNTALFAIIGTTYGGDGRTTFALPDLRGRAPVGVGTGAGLSTIKAGERSGKENITLNILNMPSHTHTATFTQTHGVSTIPAVADEANTDDPTNNKLAIPNIGGANMLYSNAYSDATLANGITNVQGIVTVSSNGGQQSFNNRNPYLGINYIICLFGTFPSRN, from the coding sequence ATGAAAGTGAAAATTAAAATTATTGGGCTGCTTATGGTATTACTATTGTTTGCCCAAAAATCTGAAGCTCAACAAGAAGGGTTTATTGGGGAAGTAAAAATGTTTGCTGGGAGTTTTGCTCCAAGAAATTGGGCGTTTTGTGATGGTCAATTATTGTCTATTGCTCAAAATACAGCTCTATTTGCCATAATAGGCACCACTTATGGTGGTGATGGTAGAACAACTTTTGCTCTACCCGACTTGCGCGGTAGAGCCCCTGTAGGCGTTGGAACAGGTGCGGGATTATCAACAATTAAAGCTGGTGAAAGATCAGGAAAAGAAAATATTACTTTAAATATTTTAAATATGCCTAGTCACACACATACGGCAACCTTTACACAAACACATGGTGTTTCAACCATTCCAGCTGTAGCCGATGAAGCAAACACAGACGACCCAACAAATAACAAACTTGCCATCCCTAATATTGGAGGCGCTAATATGCTGTATAGTAATGCATATTCTGATGCGACCTTAGCCAATGGCATAACAAATGTTCAAGGCATTGTAACTGTTTCTAGCAATGGCGGACAGCAATCTTTTAATAATAGAAATCCTTATTTAGGAATCAATTATATAATCTGTCTTTTTGGAACATTTCCTTCAAGAAATTAA
- a CDS encoding T9SS type A sorting domain-containing protein, whose protein sequence is MFLFLATVSNPVFSQTTLTKGDLVFTRIQMDDDSFSFLVLTSLENGTVFYITDEAWNGSSLQTNESELKFTATSAIAPGEEISYNTALETLTFSSGNTLGNMVSVGINSPTNNMLGTAGDNLFIHQGTQGSPTVNDFITGISANAGSFGTPGDAWQSAASTSNSILPSSLTNGTNALGLYPDGVQSEVDNARYKPSALHSGDKSAILAAIMNISNWEYDNDIAFGISSTLFSVSIPCTDPDIPTITPSATTVCLGATATLNIVGNLNDATQWHIYTGSCGGTLVGSTNTSSFNVTPGSPSTTYYIRGEGGCITPSTCATVTINATSVSPFISSQTNISCNGGSDGSATASASGGTAPYSYLWSNSATTAAIAGVSAGNYTVTITDANGCATNTSATITEPAALVASTTINNNVSCNGGSDGSATASTSGGTAPYSYLWSNSATTATIAGVSAGNYTVTITDANGCATNTSATIAEPAALVASTTINNNVSCNGGSDGSATASASGGTAPYSYLWSNSATTAAIAGVSAGNYTVTITDANGCATNTSATITEPAALVASTTINNNVSCNGGSDGSATASASGGTAPYSYLWSNSATTATIAGVSAGNYTVTITDANGCATNTSATITEPAALVASTTINNNVSCNGGSDGSATASTSGGTAPYSYLWSNSATTATIAGVSAGNYTVTITDANGCATNTSATIAEPAALVASTTINNNVSCNGGSDGSATASASGGTAPYSYLWSNSATTAAIAGVSAGNYTVTITDANGCATNTSATITEPAALVASTTINNNVSCNGGSDGSATASASGGTAPYSYLWSNSATTATIAGVSAGNYTVTITDANGCAAITSATIAEPAALVASTTINNNVSCNGGSDGSATASASGGTAPYSYLWSNSATTATIAGVSAGNYTVTITDANGCATNTSATIAEPAALVASTTINNNVSCNGGSDGSATASASGGTAPYSYLWSNSATTAAIAGVSAGNYTVTITDANGCAAITSATIAEPAALVASTTINNNVSCNGGSDGSATASASGGTAPYSYLWSNSATTATIAGVSAGNYTVTITDANGCAAITSATIAEPAALVASTTINNNVSCNGGSDGSATASASGGTAPYSYLWSNSATTATIAGVSAGNYTVTITDANGCATNTSATIAEPAALVASTTINNNVSCNGGSDGSATASASGGTAPYSYLWSNSATTAAIAGVSAGNYTVTITDANGCAAITSATIAEPAALVASTTINNNVSCNGGSDGSATASASGGTAPYSYLWSNSATTATIAGVSAGNYTVTITDANGCATNTSATIAEPAALVASTTINNNVSCNGGSDGSATASASGGTAPYSYLWSNSATTATIAGVSAGNYTVTITDANGCASSSSESLTLINNLDDSVTQNVNMLTANQTGATYQWYECSNSDTLLIKETNQSYTATAKGNYKVKIILGGCQVESMCITVTTLSISNLEKNKFYFSMYPIPASNNLTIKSNLGDDFQIVNQLGQIVKIFKAKSDTEKTVYVGNLSEGMYFVRAANGVSKKLIITK, encoded by the coding sequence TTGTTTTTATTTTTAGCCACGGTTAGTAATCCTGTTTTTTCTCAAACCACTTTAACAAAAGGTGATCTTGTTTTTACTAGAATTCAAATGGACGATGATTCATTTTCTTTTCTTGTTTTAACATCTTTAGAAAATGGTACTGTTTTTTATATAACTGATGAAGCTTGGAATGGATCCAGCCTGCAAACGAATGAGTCTGAATTAAAATTTACGGCAACATCTGCTATAGCTCCAGGAGAAGAAATATCTTACAATACAGCTTTAGAAACGTTAACTTTTTCTAGTGGTAATACGTTGGGAAATATGGTTTCCGTTGGCATTAATTCTCCTACGAATAATATGCTTGGAACAGCTGGTGATAATTTATTTATCCATCAAGGTACTCAAGGCTCACCTACTGTAAATGATTTTATTACCGGTATTAGTGCAAACGCAGGTTCATTTGGAACTCCAGGCGATGCATGGCAAAGTGCAGCCTCAACTTCAAATTCTATCTTACCTAGTTCTTTAACTAACGGAACTAATGCACTTGGATTATATCCTGATGGGGTTCAATCAGAAGTTGATAATGCCCGTTACAAACCTAGCGCATTACATTCTGGCGATAAATCTGCTATTTTAGCTGCTATTATGAATATTTCGAATTGGGAATATGATAATGACATAGCGTTTGGAATATCATCAACACTTTTCTCAGTATCGATACCTTGTACAGATCCAGATATCCCTACAATTACACCTTCAGCAACCACTGTATGTTTGGGAGCAACTGCAACTTTAAATATTGTAGGTAATCTAAATGATGCTACACAATGGCATATTTATACTGGTTCTTGCGGAGGTACACTTGTTGGATCTACTAACACTTCTTCTTTTAACGTTACTCCTGGGTCACCAAGTACAACATATTATATTAGAGGTGAAGGAGGTTGTATAACTCCTTCTACTTGTGCTACAGTAACCATAAATGCAACATCCGTTTCACCTTTTATTTCATCACAAACAAATATAAGTTGCAATGGTGGTTCCGATGGTAGTGCTACAGCTTCTGCTTCTGGCGGAACTGCACCGTATTCTTATTTATGGAGTAACTCTGCAACTACCGCTGCAATAGCAGGTGTTTCTGCTGGCAATTATACTGTTACCATCACTGATGCGAATGGATGTGCTACTAATACTTCTGCAACGATTACAGAGCCTGCTGCTTTAGTAGCAAGTACAACTATTAATAACAATGTGAGTTGCAATGGTGGTTCCGATGGTAGTGCTACAGCTTCTACTTCTGGCGGAACTGCACCGTATTCTTATTTATGGAGTAACTCTGCAACTACCGCTACAATAGCAGGTGTTTCTGCTGGCAATTATACTGTTACCATCACTGATGCGAATGGATGTGCTACTAATACTTCTGCAACGATTGCAGAGCCTGCTGCTTTAGTAGCAAGTACAACTATTAATAACAATGTGAGTTGCAATGGTGGTTCCGATGGTAGTGCTACAGCTTCTGCTTCTGGCGGAACTGCACCGTATTCTTATTTATGGAGTAACTCTGCAACTACCGCTGCAATAGCAGGTGTTTCTGCTGGCAATTATACTGTTACCATCACTGATGCGAATGGATGTGCTACTAATACTTCTGCAACGATTACAGAGCCTGCTGCTTTAGTAGCAAGTACAACTATTAATAACAATGTGAGTTGCAATGGTGGTTCCGATGGTAGTGCTACAGCTTCTGCTTCTGGCGGAACTGCACCGTATTCTTATTTATGGAGTAACTCTGCAACTACCGCTACAATAGCAGGTGTTTCTGCTGGCAATTATACTGTTACCATCACTGATGCGAATGGATGTGCTACTAATACTTCTGCAACGATTACAGAGCCTGCTGCTTTAGTAGCAAGTACAACTATTAATAACAATGTGAGTTGCAATGGTGGTTCCGATGGTAGTGCTACAGCTTCTACTTCTGGCGGAACTGCACCGTATTCTTATTTATGGAGTAACTCTGCAACTACCGCTACAATAGCAGGTGTTTCTGCTGGCAATTATACTGTTACCATCACTGATGCGAATGGATGTGCTACTAATACTTCTGCAACGATTGCAGAGCCTGCTGCTTTAGTAGCAAGTACAACTATTAATAACAATGTGAGTTGCAATGGTGGTTCCGATGGTAGTGCTACAGCTTCTGCTTCTGGCGGAACTGCACCGTATTCTTATTTATGGAGTAACTCTGCAACTACCGCTGCAATAGCAGGTGTTTCTGCTGGCAATTATACTGTTACCATCACTGATGCGAATGGATGTGCTACTAATACTTCTGCAACGATTACAGAGCCTGCTGCTTTAGTAGCAAGTACAACTATTAATAACAATGTGAGTTGCAATGGTGGTTCCGATGGTAGTGCTACAGCTTCTGCTTCTGGAGGAACTGCACCGTATTCTTATTTATGGAGTAACTCTGCAACTACCGCTACAATAGCAGGTGTTTCTGCTGGCAATTATACTGTTACCATCACTGATGCGAATGGATGTGCTGCTATTACTTCTGCAACGATTGCAGAGCCTGCTGCTTTAGTAGCAAGTACAACTATTAATAACAATGTGAGTTGCAATGGTGGTTCCGATGGTAGCGCTACAGCTTCTGCTTCTGGCGGAACTGCACCGTATTCTTATTTATGGAGTAACTCTGCAACTACCGCTACAATAGCAGGTGTTTCTGCTGGCAATTATACTGTTACCATCACTGATGCGAATGGATGTGCTACTAATACTTCTGCAACGATTGCAGAGCCTGCTGCTTTAGTAGCAAGTACAACTATTAATAACAATGTGAGTTGCAATGGTGGTTCCGATGGTAGTGCTACAGCTTCTGCTTCTGGCGGAACTGCACCGTATTCTTATTTATGGAGTAACTCTGCAACTACCGCTGCAATAGCAGGTGTTTCTGCTGGCAATTATACTGTTACCATCACTGATGCGAATGGATGTGCTGCTATTACTTCTGCAACGATTGCAGAGCCTGCTGCTTTAGTAGCAAGTACAACTATTAATAACAATGTGAGTTGCAATGGTGGTTCCGATGGTAGTGCTACAGCTTCTGCTTCTGGCGGAACTGCACCGTATTCTTATTTATGGAGTAACTCTGCAACTACCGCTACAATAGCAGGTGTTTCTGCTGGCAATTATACTGTTACCATCACTGATGCGAATGGATGTGCTGCTATTACTTCTGCAACGATTGCAGAGCCTGCTGCTTTAGTAGCAAGTACAACTATTAATAACAATGTGAGTTGCAATGGTGGTTCCGATGGTAGTGCTACAGCTTCTGCTTCTGGCGGAACTGCACCGTATTCTTATTTATGGAGTAACTCTGCAACTACCGCTACAATAGCAGGTGTTTCTGCTGGCAATTATACTGTTACCATCACTGATGCGAATGGATGTGCTACTAATACTTCTGCAACGATTGCAGAGCCTGCTGCTTTAGTAGCAAGTACAACTATTAATAACAATGTGAGTTGCAATGGTGGTTCCGATGGTAGTGCTACAGCTTCTGCTTCTGGCGGAACTGCACCGTATTCTTATTTATGGAGTAACTCTGCAACTACCGCTGCAATAGCAGGTGTTTCTGCTGGCAATTATACTGTTACCATCACTGATGCGAATGGATGTGCTGCTATTACTTCTGCAACGATTGCAGAGCCTGCTGCTTTAGTAGCAAGTACAACTATTAATAACAATGTGAGTTGCAATGGTGGTTCCGATGGTAGCGCTACAGCTTCTGCTTCTGGCGGAACTGCACCGTATTCTTATTTATGGAGTAACTCTGCAACTACCGCTACAATAGCAGGTGTTTCTGCTGGCAATTATACTGTTACCATCACTGATGCGAATGGATGTGCTACTAATACTTCTGCAACGATTGCAGAGCCTGCTGCTTTAGTAGCAAGTACAACTATTAATAACAATGTGAGTTGCAATGGTGGTTCCGATGGTAGTGCTACAGCTTCTGCTTCTGGCGGAACTGCACCGTATTCTTATTTATGGAGTAACTCTGCAACTACCGCTACAATAGCAGGTGTTTCTGCTGGCAATTATACTGTTACCATCACTGATGCGAATGGATGTGCTAGTTCTTCAAGTGAAAGTTTAACATTAATTAATAATTTAGATGATAGCGTAACGCAAAATGTAAATATGTTAACAGCAAATCAAACTGGAGCTACGTATCAATGGTATGAGTGTAGTAATTCTGATACTTTATTGATAAAAGAAACAAATCAAAGTTATACCGCAACAGCTAAAGGAAATTATAAAGTAAAAATTATTCTAGGTGGTTGCCAAGTCGAATCTATGTGCATAACTGTAACTACGCTATCTATATCAAATTTAGAGAAAAATAAATTTTATTTTTCAATGTATCCCATCCCTGCCTCAAATAATTTAACAATAAAATCTAATTTAGGTGACGATTTTCAAATAGTTAATCAACTTGGGCAGATTGTTAAAATATTCAAAGCAAAATCTGACACAGAGAAAACTGTTTATGTTGGAAATTTAAGCGAAGGTATGTATTTTGTTAGAGCAGCAAATGGAGTTTCTAAAAAACTAATAATTACCAAATAG
- a CDS encoding IS4 family transposase, giving the protein MNKSKNFSGQPIIKQVLNFILPKDVHRTAKKHNSDRYTKKFTTYEHLATMVFTVISGCSSLREVSSIMLACEGKINHLGLTDFPKRSTLSDANRRRSSEVFADIYHLLYKRYHRFLSDSRPLEPAVKNLKIVDSSTIPLFSDILKGVGRNPLNGKKKGGIKMHTMINAMEDVPCLIKFSSAATHDHTFLKDLELKKGSYVVFDKGYVDYEQYQKWTLEDVYFVTRQKDNARYTSLEEFDISNKVDDAVLKDEKIGLTDKNGNAFSLRRIAFWHEKHQKVYEFITNNYDLDADKIADIYKNRWQIETMFKRLKQNFPLKYFLRDNQNAIEIQIWVSLIIQLIMKCLPLL; this is encoded by the coding sequence ATGAATAAAAGTAAAAACTTTAGCGGACAACCCATAATCAAACAGGTATTAAATTTCATTTTGCCCAAAGATGTTCATCGGACAGCCAAAAAGCACAACAGCGATCGCTATACCAAAAAGTTTACCACCTATGAGCATTTGGCCACTATGGTATTTACCGTGATCAGTGGCTGTAGCTCACTTCGTGAGGTTTCCAGTATTATGCTTGCCTGCGAGGGAAAGATCAACCATCTAGGACTCACGGACTTTCCAAAACGCAGTACCTTGTCAGATGCTAACAGGAGAAGAAGCTCTGAAGTATTTGCCGATATTTATCATTTACTCTACAAACGTTACCATCGCTTTTTATCGGACAGCAGACCCTTAGAACCTGCAGTAAAGAACCTTAAAATCGTTGATTCCTCGACCATACCCCTATTTAGTGACATTCTTAAAGGTGTAGGAAGGAACCCGCTCAACGGCAAAAAGAAAGGAGGTATCAAGATGCATACTATGATAAACGCCATGGAAGACGTTCCTTGTCTGATTAAGTTTTCAAGCGCGGCCACGCACGACCACACCTTTTTAAAAGACCTGGAACTCAAGAAGGGCTCTTATGTGGTTTTTGACAAAGGGTATGTGGATTATGAGCAATACCAAAAATGGACACTGGAAGATGTTTACTTTGTGACTCGGCAAAAGGACAATGCTCGCTATACAAGCCTTGAAGAGTTTGATATCTCCAATAAAGTGGACGATGCTGTCTTAAAGGACGAAAAAATAGGGCTTACGGATAAAAACGGCAACGCTTTTTCCCTGAGGAGAATCGCTTTTTGGCACGAAAAGCACCAAAAAGTCTATGAGTTCATCACCAATAATTATGATCTTGACGCAGACAAAATAGCCGACATCTATAAAAATAGGTGGCAGATTGAGACGATGTTTAAGCGGCTTAAACAGAACTTTCCGCTAAAGTATTTTTTGAGAGACAATCAAAATGCCATCGAAATACAAATCTGGGTCAGTTTGATAATCCAGCTCATTATGAAGTGTCTACCTTTGTTGTGA